A window of Sus scrofa isolate TJ Tabasco breed Duroc chromosome 15, Sscrofa11.1, whole genome shotgun sequence genomic DNA:
agccctaaaaagcaaaaaaaaaaaaaaaaaaaaaaaaagaagtaattataAAGAGCATGCATTATCTGAAATTTTTATACCAGTTTGATTATAGAAATCTTATAGATGTTATCGTCAATCAAGTAGTAACACTTGGAGTTGTTACTTAATGTCAGTATACTCTGAAGAATATCTTCGGAAGTTTAGGGTTAAAAGAGGGGAgagaattaatatttaatgaaactGTTATGCCTGGCACTGGCCTTTGTGTTTGCCTACATTATGTATTTTCATCTTTCAACAACTCTGGGAGATAAATATTCTCAGCCATCTTGTAGAAAGAAGAGAATTGAGCTTAAGGGACGTTAAAATAGATTCTACGCTGTAGCATATGCAGCTCCTAAAATTCTGAACCAGAGTTCTATCAGACATTATAGCCTGTACATCTGTTATAAATGTTGCTGAAAATATAAGCTCAGGATGAATGctaaatgtagaaataaattgTGTAAGTACTTGTGTTTACTAAGTCCATCTGTGTTAAAAGTTGTCTGTCATTTTGTCTATAGGCAATTATTTGGCAGAAAACTAGAGTATCAGATCATAAAATGGCTCTCATGTCTGTTCTGGGGACTGCTGTTATGGGGAATATGGAAGCCTTTCAGTACCACTCTGAAGAATCTCAGGTATACACCAGAATTGTCTTTTATAATTCTCATTTACCAATGAAACtgttaaattatttcctttttgtgggGTTGGGGTGgcaagaattttttcttttaaaattttaattaagtgtGTATATAaggttaaaaagaagaaacttacAGACCTCAATATTAAACCTCATTCCCCTGCCTTACTTcctatttttatctcttctatttattgtttttaaattttttaagtagtacatccattaaattttttagtgatttttcaaTTTAGAATCTTTGTCTGTTTACTttccataataaaagaaaaggagttgAGCTCTCTTATCTTTGTTTTCCCTTCCCCATCCTAAAAATGTATTCCAGCTTTTCTTGATCTGTCAGCTTCAGTGTTCTTGAGCCTCTATAATACTGGGCGAAGTTATTAGCACTCTCACTCTTGCTTTTACTTACTCTTCCCTCTCTCAGTCATGTCAGCTCCACTTTCATGTTATCACTTGTAATAATCTATTTTCTTATGTAACTATCTTTTCTTTGAAGattgattataaaaattaaaaacttaatattACGTATATTTTATTATGACTTCTCtggtctccttttctcttttttcataattTGTTGGATTCTCTTTTCTGCTACTACCTCCCCTCCTATTCTTTTTTGCAgtattgaattattattattattatttttttttttttggctacacctgtggcatatggaagttcacagccaagggatcaaacccatgccatggcagcaacccaagccacttcatTGACCTactgtgccaaaagagaactcctgcAGTATTGagtttttaattattatctttttactAGAGTCTTGGATGGGAGTGTGTGCTCTATTAATGTGTTAAGAGTTCTCTCTGCCTGAGGAACAATTCAGGCCGGCCTTACTGGTCGTCATCTGACAAGGGTTCTGTTTTTCAGAACTCCCTTCATAGTTGTTGTAATAGTTTAGACACTAGTGCCACCTTGGACGACGGCTGGTCATGGTGGCTAAGTTGGGATACGGAGGATACTGTCTAAATTCCCCTGGATTGCCTGTGGCTTCATGGAGCTTGATTGCTTATGCTGGTAACAAGAGACAGGAGATCCAGACCTGACAGCTGTGGTGTTGTGCTCTAGAGGTTCTGTCATAGTTTGGCCTGAAGACCAGCAGCATTGGCATTACTTAAAAGCTTGTTAGTTGAAGAATTTCAGATCTCTTCCCAGACATACTgaatcagaatatgcattttaacaagatctccaaAATGCACATTCAGGTAGGAAAAGCACTGATGTAGACCTTGGTCAGCTATGATGTGTGAGTGATTGGGACTATTACATGAGTCAGTCCTGCAgttgaaaattttttcctctaatCTGTATTGAGATATGTTGCTAGATCTATGCATgttccttgatttttaaattttatcttgagATAGAATTATGCAAGGGCTGTTGGTAATCTATCACAGATACCAAAACTTTGCTGTACCTTCACATGGTTATTCTCGCATGGGGATTGGGGGAATTTGGAAACCATGTGTTGCTGAATAGTTCCACTTTGATGGGTGTCAGAATGACAGACTTGAGTATCTCTCTGGTAAGAATGATCATCTAACCAAATTCCTCTTTTGTTCATGCACTAAATATCTAAATGGGTATTGTATTTATCCTGCCACCAGCTACCCATCACCACTCCATGTTTTCTGGGCTTTCAGAGTTCCTTTGACCCCTTATTCCTAGCCAAAAGCAGTCTTAAGTTGTTTGCCTACTGTTAATGGTTGCCCCTCTCACCTCACTTTTATCCTTATTGCATATGTTCAAGTTGTGAAACTTGGCCACCACGGCCCTTCACTGGACTGGGATGGCAGATGCATAAGCCTTTGGGAGCCTTGGGTGCAGAAAATCTTTATAACATCTCTTTGCATAATGTTGGGGGGGGGTAACGTTTCTTCTCTATAGCATCTCCACCTAGGAGAAATCCTAATTATGGATGGTGATCCCATCTGTACCACTGCTGAGGTGGCATTTCTTAGGTGGTCTCCCAGTGTGGCTTGTTGGCTTGATGGAACTCCTcaagttttggggggttttttaatttttttttttgtcatctcttCCCTTTGATATCTCTGCATTAATCCATACTAAGTTCTGAGTGAATTCCTCAGtgctgcctgatttttttttccccaaaacgatactgtttttgtattatttcttctaaACTTGATTTAGAGCtactaattttgatttttttatcttctggggttttttttttaatgtaatagatttttttttctttttttttgtcttttgtcttttttgttgttgttgttattgttgctatttcttgggccgctcccacggcatatggaggttcccaggctaggggttgaatcggagctgtagccaccggcctacgccagagccacaacaatgcgggatccgagccacgtctgcaacctacaccacagctcacggcaacgccggatcgttaacccactgagcaagggcagggatcgaacccgcaacctcatggttcctagtcagattcgttaaccactgcgccacgacgggaactcccatgtaatagatttttttttatttgctcttctaAAAGAATGGTATACTTAATAATTTCAATGCCATTTTCTTATTGCTCTACTTTCCTGAGAGAGTATTCTCTCATTCTGTGCTATTTTATatgctttgaaattttaatttgcaaaatCATCTTGAATGaagatttattgattttgttgctttgtttttcccctcccatttttccctcccttccatGGTTTGGCCAATATCAAAACCAGGTATTAATATTAGTAGTTAATGCCTTTCATCTTGCCAGGATTTTACAGACCCCTCTTCCTAGCTGACTTGGGAGGGATTTGCccatttcaaagggaaaaactgATTTTAATCCCTTGCTTATATGTGTTTTGGGTTCCTTTTTCCATACTAGAATTTGATTTCCCACTGATCAGTTGGTTTCTTTTTCCCTTAtttaactgagatataattgacatattagtttcaggtattcaGCATTATGATTTGTTATATGTACACATTGTGAGATGATCGCCACAGTAGTTACATTCATCACCACacatcattacattttttttccctgatacaGCTGGTTTCTGATCATAGAGCACATTAGGGCTTTTGATTTCAGCCATCACTCCCTGTTACGTTTTGCATTCACAACAcctttatgtttgtctttttttttttttttttttttgatttttgctttatttttatggccatacccatagcctatggaagttcccaagccaaagGTTGAATCCGAGCcccatgtgcaacctacaccacagctgcagcaacactggatcttttaacacactgtgctgggtaggggatcaaatccttgcctctgcagcaaaccaagccactgcagtcggattcttaacccaccacgccacagcaggaactcccttgtcttgTTATTGAATGGTtaggtcatttaaaatttttgtaaaaactGATTTGATCCATCACTGCTATATGTGTTTGCATTTGGGATGGGAGAGAGGGGAATTTCTCTGTGAATTTATTCCATTAACCTGATCAGAAGTACTAAACTTTTTACTTTAGAAACATAGCTCCACTGAGTTCTAGAAGTTTCCTGAAAGAGGAGAGAGTGGTTtgttaaaaaaagggaaaataaaggttACTTCAACAGAATCAGAGTAGAGGAGGGGAGATGGTTTGACAGATTGGATGGGGCAGAGCACTTTATCATGGTAAAGGAATACAGGAGAAGCTAATTGGACATTGAGGTAGACATAAGATGAGgcggtttttttgcttttttttttttcagggctgcagccgtggcatatggaagttctcaagctaggggtcgaatccgagctgcagctgctggccacagccacagcaatgccagatccaagctgcatctttgacctgcaccacagctcatggcaacgccaaatccccaacccactgagtgaggccagggatcgaacccaggtcctcatggatactagttggatttgttttcagtgtgccacggtgggaactccaggatggaaTATTTTATCAAGTTTGTAATGTGGTGAGATtgagaagggttttttttgttgttttttttttttttgacgtctAGTTAAAAATAGTAAGCATTGGGGGATGAAAGAAATAGGGCCTCTATGTCTCTGTCTTAGCATCACTGGTGTGTATGTATAGATGGGATGAAATTACTCTGAGAATACAGAGCAAGAAAAAAGGGTCTGATGATGGAACTAAGGGGGACTTTCATATTATAGGCTGAGAGAAATCAGGAAGTCAaaccaaagaggaagaagagagggatcCATAGTTGAAGAACAATCAGGGGAGAactgtttgtttatattttttctttttgtgtgtgtgttgtctttttagggttgcacctgtggcatatggaggttcccaggctaggggtccaattagagctgtaactgctgtcccaagccacggccacagcaacttgggattgagctgcatctgcggcctacgtcacagcaacaccggatcctcaacccactgagtgaggccagggattgaacctgcgtcctcatggatgctagtcagatttgtttccattgagccatgacgggaactcctatatttttttctttaatttttgttttgctttttagttgaGGAATACTTGGGtatagaattttataaaatctaattttttattttgttgcacTGATTTGGCCTCTTAAAGACTTTTTTCCCCATAAACTAGTCTGATTAtcattttttatagcattttacaaGCCTTTactatttgattttacttttctatatAACATAGTTGCTTCTTAAGATTAtcttaaaccatttttaaagctCAGTGTTTGGAAGTAGTAGTAATTATTCATTGGCCAGCTAAGATGGTGTGGAAGGAAAACACTAGCaatattatcaattttttcttcattttaatctttcttcTTACCTAGTctggactttttgtttttatcgtcaagCCTAATAAGTCTTTTAGAGGCTGAACAGGCTCTCCCTGATGCTCAACAGGTGCTTTAAGAAGGATCTCATGTTACTTGGTAAATTACACAACATTTATAGATGTTGTGAAGTTTTACAGTTAATTAAGTAGTATCATTTTGTAATGGATTATCCAgctttatgtattaattttttaattggcaCAGTTTGGCCCTGTGACAATAATGCACTTAGTGTTCTAAAACTGGTAATGCATCTCCTTAAACACTTATTTCCAGGGGCAAGGATTGCCATGGACATAGGTGGCAGCCTACAGGCTATGTTTGTAAGGAGCCTCATGGTTTCTGCTTAACTAAAAATAGCACCCCCACTGACATTCTTGCTTTGATAAACCCAAGCTGGCATTTTACTATTAGTGTTTCTTAACAGATTAATAAAAGATCTGATTCCATTTGTTTCAGATAAGAGATTCTTACAGGCCTATATAGATAAGAGATTCTTACAGgcctgtattttaaataatttaacaagATCACACTAGTagtggagctgggatttaaatCATGTCAATCTAGCTCTATCCTATCTTCCTAACAATTCTCTctattacctttaaaaataaaaaatacgaGCATTTTCCTTGCCTTCTATGCCCTAAATCTCTCTCTTTACTCtggtatttttttctgagatccttctttattttctctttccttttcatatatttgtaaCATAGAGAAAAACAGCATTAAAATAATCGGTTTGTTTGTAGAAAAGttctttaaacaaaaatgaagaaaaagtacCACACTGACATGTGTCAAAGAGtaaaagattttttccccccctcaGGAATGAAAATCCAGTGAGACTGACTTCATACCATACTTAGAATAAAGATAGAAACAGCTACTTCCTTATAGAAAAAGGTGGcttaaaagaaaaggacagataGCCAGAGGAAATTCACAATATgaggaaggaaatttttaaaacataggaaGAAGGTAGGGTTGAACAGAACAATATTTATGCTGTATGTCCTATGACAATAAGATACATGCCCATTCATGAAACTTTCATGAATGCCAATTTCTCCTTAAAATAGAGTTGCAAAATGGGAGAGTTAAAGGTTGCTTACACAATTTAACATGCTTTAGTAATTTATTTAAGATTAGTGTGCAGGTCATGGTTATTAGAAGTATATGGCTCTttagaccttaaaatgaaaattcatttgtttggtttttcaatACCTTTTAATGTATCGTATATAGCCAGACCCATGGAATCACATCTTTTGTTTATATTGCATATTAattctataattatttattaCAATTATAGATTTATCTAAGTGGATTTCTTCCAAAACATAATGCAGACCACTCTGTCACAAGTCTTTCAACCCCAGAAAGGAGTTTCATCTTTATAAACAGTCGACCAGTACACCAAAAAGACATATTAAAGGTaatctttttcagaaaaatgttatCACTTGGATCAGAAATAAAAACTCTGTTATTTGTCAGCTTATTATATGGACTACTTCTAAGAATTGTTTCTAAAAtaaggaaaaggacaaaaagataaataccatttaTGAAGCATTGTGCTAGGTACCTTACATGTTACTCTTTACAGAAATTCTATTAtgaattattatctttatttatagcaaagaaaccaaaatattaaTAACTATCTTAGACCGCATAGCCAGGAAGTAACGGAAATAGAATTTGAACCCAGTACTTTCAAAACATCCATGAGACTATGATCTTTTAACCATGAAGTCAGTTGCATTGGATTTTTATACTTCTTAATGACATGCTTCATATAAGTTCAAGCCTTCTAAATGAATATTACTCTTTAGATACTGCTTTTCCTCATGAGCAGTTACATACACTCAGTTTCTCAACTGAATATGCTTCTTTTGGTGGTATTTTAAGGATGGCAATACTGTCTTTATTTATGTcaccttttctgtcttttattcatTACATTAATTCCTAGCTTATCCGACATTATTACAATCTGAAATGCCTAAAGGAAACTACTCGGTTGTatcccattttctttctgaaaattgaTGTTCCTACAGTTGATGTGGATGTGAATTTAACACCAGATAAAAGTCAAGTATTATTACAGAATAAGGTAACCTttctcagataattttttttgtatttatgctaCTTACAGACTAACTTAGTCTTAACCATTTTCACGTGAAATTAGAGATTTGCTTATTTGcgtatttttttatgttattttcataattttccctaacatttgttaatttgtatttttaggagtCTGTTTTAATTGCTCTTGAAAATCTGATGACGACTTGTTATGGATCACTACCTAGTACAAATTCTTATGAAAGTGATAAAACAGATGTTTCCTCAGCTGACACGGTTGTtaataaagcaacagaaacagaTGTGCTTTTTATGGAAACATGTGGAAATAATTATCCAAATGTTGATACTTCAGCCATTCTTTTCCAAAATGATGTGCATGATGATAAATCTGGGAACAACACTGATTTTTGTGTAGATCCTCAGATACATGTTGCTGACCATTTTGGTGATCATTTTAATAGTGAAAATTCTAGCATTGATAAGAACACTTCTCAGGAGATCCCAATGAATAATTTACCATGTGAAAACACCCAAAAGGAATATAGTGAAACTCGTCTTGTGGATTCTGTTGAGCATGCCCAATCAGAAAATGCCAATAAAGATCATATagaggaaaatgaggaagaagcAGTCCTTGAGAAGTCTTTGGAAATTTGTGCAGATGACTGGAGTAAGGGAAATGTACTTAAAAATTCAAGAGGAGAAAACATTGAACCTGTGAAAATTTTAATGCCTCAAGAAAGTTTAGCATGTAAagtaagcaataataataattcaagtCCTGAGCAAAAGAATCTCAGTGAAAGTTTCTGTGACAAAAAATCAAATGTGATAGATAACAAATCTGGACAGCTTACAGCTTATGATTTAATTAGCAATCGAGTAATCAAGAAACCCATGTCAGCAAGAGCCCTTTTTGTTCAAGATCATCGTGCTCAGTTTCTCACAGAAAATTCCAAGACTAGTTTGGAAGATGCTACAGCACAAATTGAAGAACTGTGGAAGACATTGAGTGAAGAGGAAAAAGTAAAGTAAGTTTCCAGAGTTTTCATGTGGCCTGATTCTCACGTATTTCCATTCTATGTGACTTATTGggttcaaaaaattttttaaacttcttatttATGGAAAAGCGAAATGGAAAATAACTTTCGGCTTCACTAGAGTACCTTTTTTGCCattactttttttcctaatttagaGGTTTTTAtgaggcttttttgtttgttttggtaaacGCTTTACTTTCTGATTTAAGATTATAGTTAAAAGTTTTCCAttcttgggaattcccatagtggtgcagggaaacgaatctgactaggaaccatgaggttgcaggtttgatccctggccttgctcagtgggttaaggatctggcgttgtcgtgagctgtggtgtaggtagcagatgcggctcggatctggcattgctgtggcgtaggccggcagctacagctctgcttagacccctagcctgggaacctccatatgccgctggtgcgggcTTCGAAAgaacaaaagacgaaaaaaaaaagttttccattcttaatttaaaactaccattttcttttatttcttatgttaatCTTCCTTTGACAGGACTTTTTCTTTATAAACGTTTACATTAGAAcaattaaaatttgtgtttttaagaaaGATACTAACTCTTCCCTTTTTAAGTTAGTCTCTAATGTAACAGTACAAAAATTGTAACATTGCTACAGATTTAATCTAGTGATGTTAATATTGTTCGTATTTAGTGCAACTCAAGGCtcttttctaaaatctttttatCGGCAACTTATAAACCATGAAGGGTTTTGTGAGGTAGGTAAACAGGTGGTTTGATCTATCTTTGTTTATCTATAGTTTAAAATAACTGtatattggggagttccttggagttcccgttgtggcgcagtggttaacgaatccgactaggaaccatgaggttgcgggttcgatccctggcctcgctcagtgggttaaggatccagcgttgccgtgagctgtggttgccgtgagctgtggtgtaggttgtagacgcagcttgcatcccaagttgctgtggctctggcgtaggctggtggctacagctccaatgagacccctagcctgggaatctccatatgctgcgggagcggccctagaaaagacaaaaataaaataaaataaaataaaataactgtatattggggagttcctatcatggcacagcagaaatgaatgaggttgcgggtttgatccctggccttgcttagtagattagggatctggcattgctgtgagctgtggtgtaggtcacagacactgcttggatcctttgttgctgcagcagtggcgtaggccggccgctgtagctccaattcaaccctggcctgggaacctccatatgccgtgagtgtggccctaaaaagcaaaaagtaaaaaaaaaaaaaaaaagattactatatATTACTTCCACCTTTAggtaaaatgatttctttttgttttttttgttttttgtttttttctttttagggctgcacccgaggcatatggaggttcccaggctaggggttgaatcggagctgcagctgccagccagcaccatagctcacagcaacaccagatccttaacccactgagtgaggccagggatcgaacctgcctccttaaggatactaatcagattatttctgctgagccaggacgggaactccctaggtcaAATGATCTtaataaatattccaaaaaaatatGGTAGGTACTTCTAATTGACCTAGGGTACTTAgtataaaaacaaagtattatgATTTGAGTGATCTAGCCCACcagaagatgaaaaaatataattatacttCCAATCACATACTACCTAAGGCATCTCAGTGCTGTGTCAAACATCTGAAGTTTTTATTTGGTGATAAACTACATGGATActtgaccaatttttttttttcatttttttccttagcttACCCAATACTAAAAAGACACTGTCAATTTAAAGTAATAAAGACCACTATTAACATCAGTAGGCAAAACCTCCATAAGTTAACTTCTctccaccttcttttttttttaaagtgggatggt
This region includes:
- the PMS1 gene encoding PMS1 protein homolog 1 isoform X6, with the protein product MSLQSIEKISLCYTAIIWQKTRVSDHKMALMSVLGTAVMGNMEAFQYHSEESQIYLSGFLPKHNADHSVTSLSTPERSFIFINSRPVHQKDILKLIRHYYNLKCLKETTRLYPIFFLKIDVPTVDVDVNLTPDKSQVLLQNKESVLIALENLMTTCYGSLPSTNSYESDKTDVSSADTVVNKATETDVLFMETCGNNYPNVDTSAILFQNDVHDDKSGNNTDFCVDPQIHVADHFGDHFNSENSSIDKNTSQEIPMNNLPCENTQKEYSETRLVDSVEHAQSENANKDHIEENEEEAVLEKSLEICADDWSKGNVLKNSRGENIEPVKILMPQESLACKVSNNNNSSPEQKNLSESFCDKKSNVIDNKSGQLTAYDLISNRVIKKPMSARALFVQDHRAQFLTENSKTSLEDATAQIEELWKTLSEEEKVKYEEKATKDLERYNRQIKKAIEQESQISLKDGKKKIKPTSAWNLAQRHKLKTSLSNQPKLDELFQSQFEKKNQNIKIVQIPFSMENLKKNFDKHNKFDLEEKDELCLIHSLKFPDAWLITSKTEIMLLNPYRVEEALLFKRLLENHKLPAEPLEKPIILTESLFNGSHYLEILYKMTTDDPRYSGSTYLSDPRLTANGFKIKLIPGASMAENYLEIEGMANCLPFYGVMDLKEILNAILNKNAKEVYECRPRKVMSYLEGEAVRLSRQLPMYLSKEDIQDIIYRMKNQFGNEIKGCVHGRPFFHHLTSLAEAT
- the PMS1 gene encoding PMS1 protein homolog 1 isoform X4; translated protein: MIGTTVTALKLFKNLPVRKQFYSTAKKCKDEIKKVQDLLISYGVLKPEVRLVFIHNKILFPCMSLQSIEKISLCYTAIIWQKTRVSDHKMALMSVLGTAVMGNMEAFQYHSEESQIYLSGFLPKHNADHSVTSLSTPERSFIFINSRPVHQKDILKLIRHYYNLKCLKETTRLYPIFFLKIDVPTVDVDVNLTPDKSQVLLQNKESVLIALENLMTTCYGSLPSTNSYESDKTDVSSADTVVNKATETDVLFMETCGNNYPNVDTSAILFQNDVHDDKSGNNTDFCVDPQIHVADHFGDHFNSENSSIDKNTSQEIPMNNLPCENTQKEYSETRLVDSVEHAQSENANKDHIEENEEEAVLEKSLEICADDWSKGNVLKNSRGENIEPVKILMPQESLACKVSNNNNSSPEQKNLSESFCDKKSNVIDNKSGQLTAYDLISNRVIKKPMSARALFVQDHRAQFLTENSKTSLEDATAQIEELWKTLSEEEKVKYEEKATKDLERYNRQIKKAIEQESQISLKDGKKKIKPTSAWNLAQRHKLKTSLSNQPKLDELFQSQFEKKNQNIKIVQIPFSMENLKKNFDKHNKFDLEEKDELCLIHSLKFPDAWLITSKTEIMLLNPYRVEEALLFKRLLENHKLPAEPLEKPIILTESLFNGSHYLEILYKMTTDDPRYSGSTYLSDPRLTANGFKIKLIPGASMAENYLEIEGMANCLPFYGVMDLKEILNAILNKNAKEVYECRPRKVMSYLEGEAVRLSRQLPMYLSKEDIQDIIYRMKNQFGNEIKGCVHGRPFFHHLTSLAEAT
- the PMS1 gene encoding PMS1 protein homolog 1 isoform X7; the protein is MLNEAIIWQKTRVSDHKMALMSVLGTAVMGNMEAFQYHSEESQIYLSGFLPKHNADHSVTSLSTPERSFIFINSRPVHQKDILKLIRHYYNLKCLKETTRLYPIFFLKIDVPTVDVDVNLTPDKSQVLLQNKESVLIALENLMTTCYGSLPSTNSYESDKTDVSSADTVVNKATETDVLFMETCGNNYPNVDTSAILFQNDVHDDKSGNNTDFCVDPQIHVADHFGDHFNSENSSIDKNTSQEIPMNNLPCENTQKEYSETRLVDSVEHAQSENANKDHIEENEEEAVLEKSLEICADDWSKGNVLKNSRGENIEPVKILMPQESLACKVSNNNNSSPEQKNLSESFCDKKSNVIDNKSGQLTAYDLISNRVIKKPMSARALFVQDHRAQFLTENSKTSLEDATAQIEELWKTLSEEEKVKYEEKATKDLERYNRQIKKAIEQESQISLKDGKKKIKPTSAWNLAQRHKLKTSLSNQPKLDELFQSQFEKKNQNIKIVQIPFSMENLKKNFDKHNKFDLEEKDELCLIHSLKFPDAWLITSKTEIMLLNPYRVEEALLFKRLLENHKLPAEPLEKPIILTESLFNGSHYLEILYKMTTDDPRYSGSTYLSDPRLTANGFKIKLIPGASMAENYLEIEGMANCLPFYGVMDLKEILNAILNKNAKEVYECRPRKVMSYLEGEAVRLSRQLPMYLSKEDIQDIIYRMKNQFGNEIKGCVHGRPFFHHLTSLAEAT
- the PMS1 gene encoding PMS1 protein homolog 1 isoform X5; this translates as MCVFSSEVIMIGTTVTALKLFKNLPVRKQFYSTAKKCKDEIKKVQDLLISYGVLKPEVRLVFIHNKAIIWQKTRVSDHKMALMSVLGTAVMGNMEAFQYHSEESQIYLSGFLPKHNADHSVTSLSTPERSFIFINSRPVHQKDILKLIRHYYNLKCLKETTRLYPIFFLKIDVPTVDVDVNLTPDKSQVLLQNKESVLIALENLMTTCYGSLPSTNSYESDKTDVSSADTVVNKATETDVLFMETCGNNYPNVDTSAILFQNDVHDDKSGNNTDFCVDPQIHVADHFGDHFNSENSSIDKNTSQEIPMNNLPCENTQKEYSETRLVDSVEHAQSENANKDHIEENEEEAVLEKSLEICADDWSKGNVLKNSRGENIEPVKILMPQESLACKVSNNNNSSPEQKNLSESFCDKKSNVIDNKSGQLTAYDLISNRVIKKPMSARALFVQDHRAQFLTENSKTSLEDATAQIEELWKTLSEEEKVKYEEKATKDLERYNRQIKKAIEQESQISLKDGKKKIKPTSAWNLAQRHKLKTSLSNQPKLDELFQSQFEKKNQNIKIVQIPFSMENLKKNFDKHNKFDLEEKDELCLIHSLKFPDAWLITSKTEIMLLNPYRVEEALLFKRLLENHKLPAEPLEKPIILTESLFNGSHYLEILYKMTTDDPRYSGSTYLSDPRLTANGFKIKLIPGASMAENYLEIEGMANCLPFYGVMDLKEILNAILNKNAKEVYECRPRKVMSYLEGEAVRLSRQLPMYLSKEDIQDIIYRMKNQFGNEIKGCVHGRPFFHHLTSLAEAT